Proteins encoded within one genomic window of Chiloscyllium punctatum isolate Juve2018m chromosome 7, sChiPun1.3, whole genome shotgun sequence:
- the LOC140480035 gene encoding uncharacterized protein isoform X3 has protein sequence MQSLGGGWMKTADPGFHVGGSWFRVRRPPCITAVNGLTAPSSNAGGWPRRGATPWRQPSGFLAKWKKNDKELKGNVNMGDTCAPAVTMETSENILEPKTTCVSNSIVMETENGTFHQRNITMTDESEHAELNDQQQTLNHCIVTEPTTLMGIKETSDGNQNDNASGVELPFQMDNLDHTVQMPLVFESMSSSYEMPEAIYAIIHKDHFKDSATDVLGTVTVQSSEEDLEVPCQGIANDAFTLTTAATVVDEFNQEETVSTFQITNQTENETATSAFTGTKGYSVTNNNERIQEIIPDVGQNEENVEPFSAMDQDLNGQSATHLNGPTIFYSISNGNEASNKSMTYQKESEFLLNDIPVQYVDELDSAHTEEFKSMNKNSNDFIHESQSNGSAPSLSEKLVFEEMETENRSLRSDTNQNDEVKTKPNNTESETGEQNQVQNSQTEESGNENVDTEHMDFATARRQWLLLEEISKMQDHRAPVKSQKTKNLIKHIFRDNTDGPSMMELLNKVTTHPASFSEGKVRSSTSEATKVNDVESWRDLTNRHNKVRIAALQGNKGAVENLGQNLFLHIADFSACSEDSDSGLDDSASRSESDNLTDTIFQNEASSSVSATNGKPETPIEREIRLGVKREESLRKARGIKKHPGSEEYVEIKTRPLIFQPVPSPLAKAKINQFAEMQMQREILLERQREEDLVQQGKVKGTYDHSLIPEIEERRKFFEQHYPFPLPLNSKMFNLHINTPAPSPTKKCSFNNGMNCDHVKLENGLLNSSKEEKTRVTDEVLKFKYPTAESSNIVILETSDVVLRHSANFSLSSISSPQSEEILQKNPFFKLRSNGSESILSQEIREVLQREEELRKQRCFLHGMEHSSESSLSSSAFAGNLAPVLQRLKSSCMDPKIAQVTATVGLLYRTPILSAAQAIPATVELPLGKHMEIAS, from the exons CCAAGTGGCTTCCTGGCCAAGTGGAAAAAGAATGATAAGGAACTGAAAGGAAATGTTAATATGGGAGATACTTGTGCACCAGCTGTAACCATGGAAACCAGTGAGAACATTTTGGAACCTAAAACTACTTGTGTGTCCAACTCCATCGTTATGGAAACAGAAAATGGCACGTTTCATCAAAGAAACATTACTATGACTGATGAAAGTGAACATGCTGAGTTAAATGACCAACAGCAAACCTTGAATCATTGCATAGTAACAGAACCTACTACATTAATGGGCATAAAAGAAACTAGTGATGGAAATCAGAATGACAATGCATCTGGCGTAGAACTTCCTTTCCAAATGGATAATTTAGATCATACGGTGCAAATGCCTTTAGTGTTTGAAAGCATGTCTTCATCCTACGAAATGCCTGAAGCGATTTATGCCATTATTCACAAAGACCACTTCAAAGATTCTGCAACTGATGTCCTGGGTACAGTGACTGTTCAGTCATCGGAAGAGGATTTGGAGGTGCCATGCCAAGGCATTGCAAACGACGCTTTCACACTGACCACAGCTGCAACAGTTGTAGATGAGTTCAACCAAGAAGAAACAGTGAGCACCTTCCAAATTACCAATCAAACTGAAAATGAAACAGCCACTTCTGCATTTACTGGAACAAAGGGATATTCAGTAACCAATAATAACGAAAGAATACAAGAAATCATTCCAGATGTTGGCCAAAATGAAGAAAATGTTGAACCTTTCTCAGCGATGGATCAAGACTTGAATGGTCAGTCAGCCACTCATTTAAATGGACCTACAATATTTTATTCGATCAGTAATGGTAATGAAGCATCAAACAAAAGTATGACTTATCAGAAAGAGTCAGAATTTTTGCTAAATGATATTCCTGTGCAATATGTGGACGAATTGGATTCTGCCCATACAGAGGAATTCAAATCCATGAATAAAAATTCAAATGACTTCATTCATGAAAGTCAGTCTAATGGGAGTGCACCTTCCCTAAGTGAGAAACTTGTGTTcgaagaaatggaaacagagaacaGGTCACTGAGAAGTGATACTAACCAGAATGATGAAGTGAAAACTAAGCCCAATAATACCGAATCCGAAACTGGTGAACAGAACCAAGTACAAAACAGCCAGACTGAAGAATCAGGCAATGAAAATGTGGACACAGAACATATGGATTTTGCCACTGCCCGCAGACAGTGGTTGCTGTTGGAAGAGATTAGCAAAATGCAAGACCATCGGGCACCCGTCAAATCGCAGAAAACCAAAAATTTAATTAAGCATATTTTTAGGGATAACACCGATGGTCCTTCCATGATGGAACTTTTAAATAAAGTGACAACTCATCCAGCTTCTTTCTCTGAAGGTAAAGTACGAAGTAGCACATCAGAAGCAACTAAAGTGAATGACGTGGAATCCTGGAGAGATTTGACAAATCGACATAACAAAGTGCGCATTGCTGCATTACAGGGGAATAAGGGTGCAGTGGAGAATTTAGGGCAGAACCTATTCTTGCACATAGCAGATTTTAGTGCTTGTTCAGAAGACAGTGATTCTGGTTTGGATGACTCAGCGTCTAGATCTGAAAGTGACAATTTAACTGACACCATATTTCAGAATGAAGCTTCAAGCTCTGTGTCCGCTACAAATGGAAAACCTGAAACACCAATCGAAAGAGAGATCCGTCTAGGAGTGAAACGTGAAGAGAGTCTAAGGAAGGCCAGGGGCATTAAGAAGCACCCTGGCTCTGAAGAGTATGTTGAAATCAAAACCAGGCCTCTTATTTTTCAGCCAGTTCCTTCCCCTTTGGCCAAAGCTAAAATTAATCAATTTGCTGAGATGCAGATGCAGCGTGAAATTTTACTTGAGCGCCAACGGGAGGAGGATCTTGTCCAGCAAGGAAAAGTAAAGGGAACATATGACCACAGTCTGATTCCAGAGATTGAGGAGAGAAGAAAATTCTTTGAACAACATTATCCTTTCCCACTACCGTTAAACAGCAAAATGTTTAACCTCCATATTAATACTCCTGCACCTTCTCCAACGAAAAAGTGTTCTTTCAATAATGGAATGAATTGTGATCATGTTAAATTGGAAAATGGTTTATTAAATTCTTCCAAGGAAGAAAAGACAAGAGTTACTGATGAAGTACTGAAGTTTAAATATCCAACTGCCGAAAGTTCCAACATTGTGATACTGGAAACTTCAGATGTGGTCCTGCGCCACTCCGCAAACTTTTCACTGTCATCGATCTCCTCTCCACAGTCAGAGGAGATATTGCAGAAGAACCCCTTCTTCAAGCTCCGGTCAAATGGATCTGAATCCATTCTGAGTCAGGAGATCAGAGAAGTCctgcagagagaggaagagcTACGTAAACAAAGATGCTTTCTTCATGGAATGGAACATTCATCAGAAAGCAGTTTGTCATCTTCAGCCTTTGCTGGTAATTTGGCACCAG TGTTACAGAGACTGAAGTCAAGTTGCATGGACCCCAAAATTGCTCAGGTCACAGCTACAGTGG GTCTACTTTACAGGACACCAATATTGAGTGCAGCACAAGCTATTCCTGCTACAGTTGAGCTACCGCTAGGCAAACACATGGAGATAGCGAGTTAA
- the LOC140480035 gene encoding uncharacterized protein isoform X4: MTRTIFILFDMISVWLIYTKCLPSGFLAKWKKNDKELKGNVNMGDTCAPAVTMETSENILEPKTTCVSNSIVMETENGTFHQRNITMTDESEHAELNDQQQTLNHCIVTEPTTLMGIKETSDGNQNDNASGVELPFQMDNLDHTVQMPLVFESMSSSYEMPEAIYAIIHKDHFKDSATDVLGTVTVQSSEEDLEVPCQGIANDAFTLTTAATVVDEFNQEETVSTFQITNQTENETATSAFTGTKGYSVTNNNERIQEIIPDVGQNEENVEPFSAMDQDLNGQSATHLNGPTIFYSISNGNEASNKSMTYQKESEFLLNDIPVQYVDELDSAHTEEFKSMNKNSNDFIHESQSNGSAPSLSEKLVFEEMETENRSLRSDTNQNDEVKTKPNNTESETGEQNQVQNSQTEESGNENVDTEHMDFATARRQWLLLEEISKMQDHRAPVKSQKTKNLIKHIFRDNTDGPSMMELLNKVTTHPASFSEGKVRSSTSEATKVNDVESWRDLTNRHNKVRIAALQGNKGAVENLGQNLFLHIADFSACSEDSDSGLDDSASRSESDNLTDTIFQNEASSSVSATNGKPETPIEREIRLGVKREESLRKARGIKKHPGSEEYVEIKTRPLIFQPVPSPLAKAKINQFAEMQMQREILLERQREEDLVQQGKVKGTYDHSLIPEIEERRKFFEQHYPFPLPLNSKMFNLHINTPAPSPTKKCSFNNGMNCDHVKLENGLLNSSKEEKTRVTDEVLKFKYPTAESSNIVILETSDVVLRHSANFSLSSISSPQSEEILQKNPFFKLRSNGSESILSQEIREVLQREEELRKQRCFLHGMEHSSESSLSSSAFAGNLAPVLQRLKSSCMDPKIAQVTATVGLLYRTPILSAAQAIPATVELPLGKHMEIAS; encoded by the exons ATGACCAGAACAATTTTTATCCTATTTGACATGATTTCAGTTTGGTTAATTTATACCAAATGTCTG CCAAGTGGCTTCCTGGCCAAGTGGAAAAAGAATGATAAGGAACTGAAAGGAAATGTTAATATGGGAGATACTTGTGCACCAGCTGTAACCATGGAAACCAGTGAGAACATTTTGGAACCTAAAACTACTTGTGTGTCCAACTCCATCGTTATGGAAACAGAAAATGGCACGTTTCATCAAAGAAACATTACTATGACTGATGAAAGTGAACATGCTGAGTTAAATGACCAACAGCAAACCTTGAATCATTGCATAGTAACAGAACCTACTACATTAATGGGCATAAAAGAAACTAGTGATGGAAATCAGAATGACAATGCATCTGGCGTAGAACTTCCTTTCCAAATGGATAATTTAGATCATACGGTGCAAATGCCTTTAGTGTTTGAAAGCATGTCTTCATCCTACGAAATGCCTGAAGCGATTTATGCCATTATTCACAAAGACCACTTCAAAGATTCTGCAACTGATGTCCTGGGTACAGTGACTGTTCAGTCATCGGAAGAGGATTTGGAGGTGCCATGCCAAGGCATTGCAAACGACGCTTTCACACTGACCACAGCTGCAACAGTTGTAGATGAGTTCAACCAAGAAGAAACAGTGAGCACCTTCCAAATTACCAATCAAACTGAAAATGAAACAGCCACTTCTGCATTTACTGGAACAAAGGGATATTCAGTAACCAATAATAACGAAAGAATACAAGAAATCATTCCAGATGTTGGCCAAAATGAAGAAAATGTTGAACCTTTCTCAGCGATGGATCAAGACTTGAATGGTCAGTCAGCCACTCATTTAAATGGACCTACAATATTTTATTCGATCAGTAATGGTAATGAAGCATCAAACAAAAGTATGACTTATCAGAAAGAGTCAGAATTTTTGCTAAATGATATTCCTGTGCAATATGTGGACGAATTGGATTCTGCCCATACAGAGGAATTCAAATCCATGAATAAAAATTCAAATGACTTCATTCATGAAAGTCAGTCTAATGGGAGTGCACCTTCCCTAAGTGAGAAACTTGTGTTcgaagaaatggaaacagagaacaGGTCACTGAGAAGTGATACTAACCAGAATGATGAAGTGAAAACTAAGCCCAATAATACCGAATCCGAAACTGGTGAACAGAACCAAGTACAAAACAGCCAGACTGAAGAATCAGGCAATGAAAATGTGGACACAGAACATATGGATTTTGCCACTGCCCGCAGACAGTGGTTGCTGTTGGAAGAGATTAGCAAAATGCAAGACCATCGGGCACCCGTCAAATCGCAGAAAACCAAAAATTTAATTAAGCATATTTTTAGGGATAACACCGATGGTCCTTCCATGATGGAACTTTTAAATAAAGTGACAACTCATCCAGCTTCTTTCTCTGAAGGTAAAGTACGAAGTAGCACATCAGAAGCAACTAAAGTGAATGACGTGGAATCCTGGAGAGATTTGACAAATCGACATAACAAAGTGCGCATTGCTGCATTACAGGGGAATAAGGGTGCAGTGGAGAATTTAGGGCAGAACCTATTCTTGCACATAGCAGATTTTAGTGCTTGTTCAGAAGACAGTGATTCTGGTTTGGATGACTCAGCGTCTAGATCTGAAAGTGACAATTTAACTGACACCATATTTCAGAATGAAGCTTCAAGCTCTGTGTCCGCTACAAATGGAAAACCTGAAACACCAATCGAAAGAGAGATCCGTCTAGGAGTGAAACGTGAAGAGAGTCTAAGGAAGGCCAGGGGCATTAAGAAGCACCCTGGCTCTGAAGAGTATGTTGAAATCAAAACCAGGCCTCTTATTTTTCAGCCAGTTCCTTCCCCTTTGGCCAAAGCTAAAATTAATCAATTTGCTGAGATGCAGATGCAGCGTGAAATTTTACTTGAGCGCCAACGGGAGGAGGATCTTGTCCAGCAAGGAAAAGTAAAGGGAACATATGACCACAGTCTGATTCCAGAGATTGAGGAGAGAAGAAAATTCTTTGAACAACATTATCCTTTCCCACTACCGTTAAACAGCAAAATGTTTAACCTCCATATTAATACTCCTGCACCTTCTCCAACGAAAAAGTGTTCTTTCAATAATGGAATGAATTGTGATCATGTTAAATTGGAAAATGGTTTATTAAATTCTTCCAAGGAAGAAAAGACAAGAGTTACTGATGAAGTACTGAAGTTTAAATATCCAACTGCCGAAAGTTCCAACATTGTGATACTGGAAACTTCAGATGTGGTCCTGCGCCACTCCGCAAACTTTTCACTGTCATCGATCTCCTCTCCACAGTCAGAGGAGATATTGCAGAAGAACCCCTTCTTCAAGCTCCGGTCAAATGGATCTGAATCCATTCTGAGTCAGGAGATCAGAGAAGTCctgcagagagaggaagagcTACGTAAACAAAGATGCTTTCTTCATGGAATGGAACATTCATCAGAAAGCAGTTTGTCATCTTCAGCCTTTGCTGGTAATTTGGCACCAG TGTTACAGAGACTGAAGTCAAGTTGCATGGACCCCAAAATTGCTCAGGTCACAGCTACAGTGG GTCTACTTTACAGGACACCAATATTGAGTGCAGCACAAGCTATTCCTGCTACAGTTGAGCTACCGCTAGGCAAACACATGGAGATAGCGAGTTAA
- the LOC140480035 gene encoding uncharacterized protein isoform X1, with protein MQSLGGGWMKTADPGFHVGGSWFRVRRPPCITAVNGLTAPSSNAGGWPRRGATPWRQVSDTKSTSRAPFTRTSDLPRLEAFNANGERCYLRSEVKPSGFLAKWKKNDKELKGNVNMGDTCAPAVTMETSENILEPKTTCVSNSIVMETENGTFHQRNITMTDESEHAELNDQQQTLNHCIVTEPTTLMGIKETSDGNQNDNASGVELPFQMDNLDHTVQMPLVFESMSSSYEMPEAIYAIIHKDHFKDSATDVLGTVTVQSSEEDLEVPCQGIANDAFTLTTAATVVDEFNQEETVSTFQITNQTENETATSAFTGTKGYSVTNNNERIQEIIPDVGQNEENVEPFSAMDQDLNGQSATHLNGPTIFYSISNGNEASNKSMTYQKESEFLLNDIPVQYVDELDSAHTEEFKSMNKNSNDFIHESQSNGSAPSLSEKLVFEEMETENRSLRSDTNQNDEVKTKPNNTESETGEQNQVQNSQTEESGNENVDTEHMDFATARRQWLLLEEISKMQDHRAPVKSQKTKNLIKHIFRDNTDGPSMMELLNKVTTHPASFSEGKVRSSTSEATKVNDVESWRDLTNRHNKVRIAALQGNKGAVENLGQNLFLHIADFSACSEDSDSGLDDSASRSESDNLTDTIFQNEASSSVSATNGKPETPIEREIRLGVKREESLRKARGIKKHPGSEEYVEIKTRPLIFQPVPSPLAKAKINQFAEMQMQREILLERQREEDLVQQGKVKGTYDHSLIPEIEERRKFFEQHYPFPLPLNSKMFNLHINTPAPSPTKKCSFNNGMNCDHVKLENGLLNSSKEEKTRVTDEVLKFKYPTAESSNIVILETSDVVLRHSANFSLSSISSPQSEEILQKNPFFKLRSNGSESILSQEIREVLQREEELRKQRCFLHGMEHSSESSLSSSAFAGNLAPVLQRLKSSCMDPKIAQVTATVGLLYRTPILSAAQAIPATVELPLGKHMEIAS; from the exons CCAAGTGGCTTCCTGGCCAAGTGGAAAAAGAATGATAAGGAACTGAAAGGAAATGTTAATATGGGAGATACTTGTGCACCAGCTGTAACCATGGAAACCAGTGAGAACATTTTGGAACCTAAAACTACTTGTGTGTCCAACTCCATCGTTATGGAAACAGAAAATGGCACGTTTCATCAAAGAAACATTACTATGACTGATGAAAGTGAACATGCTGAGTTAAATGACCAACAGCAAACCTTGAATCATTGCATAGTAACAGAACCTACTACATTAATGGGCATAAAAGAAACTAGTGATGGAAATCAGAATGACAATGCATCTGGCGTAGAACTTCCTTTCCAAATGGATAATTTAGATCATACGGTGCAAATGCCTTTAGTGTTTGAAAGCATGTCTTCATCCTACGAAATGCCTGAAGCGATTTATGCCATTATTCACAAAGACCACTTCAAAGATTCTGCAACTGATGTCCTGGGTACAGTGACTGTTCAGTCATCGGAAGAGGATTTGGAGGTGCCATGCCAAGGCATTGCAAACGACGCTTTCACACTGACCACAGCTGCAACAGTTGTAGATGAGTTCAACCAAGAAGAAACAGTGAGCACCTTCCAAATTACCAATCAAACTGAAAATGAAACAGCCACTTCTGCATTTACTGGAACAAAGGGATATTCAGTAACCAATAATAACGAAAGAATACAAGAAATCATTCCAGATGTTGGCCAAAATGAAGAAAATGTTGAACCTTTCTCAGCGATGGATCAAGACTTGAATGGTCAGTCAGCCACTCATTTAAATGGACCTACAATATTTTATTCGATCAGTAATGGTAATGAAGCATCAAACAAAAGTATGACTTATCAGAAAGAGTCAGAATTTTTGCTAAATGATATTCCTGTGCAATATGTGGACGAATTGGATTCTGCCCATACAGAGGAATTCAAATCCATGAATAAAAATTCAAATGACTTCATTCATGAAAGTCAGTCTAATGGGAGTGCACCTTCCCTAAGTGAGAAACTTGTGTTcgaagaaatggaaacagagaacaGGTCACTGAGAAGTGATACTAACCAGAATGATGAAGTGAAAACTAAGCCCAATAATACCGAATCCGAAACTGGTGAACAGAACCAAGTACAAAACAGCCAGACTGAAGAATCAGGCAATGAAAATGTGGACACAGAACATATGGATTTTGCCACTGCCCGCAGACAGTGGTTGCTGTTGGAAGAGATTAGCAAAATGCAAGACCATCGGGCACCCGTCAAATCGCAGAAAACCAAAAATTTAATTAAGCATATTTTTAGGGATAACACCGATGGTCCTTCCATGATGGAACTTTTAAATAAAGTGACAACTCATCCAGCTTCTTTCTCTGAAGGTAAAGTACGAAGTAGCACATCAGAAGCAACTAAAGTGAATGACGTGGAATCCTGGAGAGATTTGACAAATCGACATAACAAAGTGCGCATTGCTGCATTACAGGGGAATAAGGGTGCAGTGGAGAATTTAGGGCAGAACCTATTCTTGCACATAGCAGATTTTAGTGCTTGTTCAGAAGACAGTGATTCTGGTTTGGATGACTCAGCGTCTAGATCTGAAAGTGACAATTTAACTGACACCATATTTCAGAATGAAGCTTCAAGCTCTGTGTCCGCTACAAATGGAAAACCTGAAACACCAATCGAAAGAGAGATCCGTCTAGGAGTGAAACGTGAAGAGAGTCTAAGGAAGGCCAGGGGCATTAAGAAGCACCCTGGCTCTGAAGAGTATGTTGAAATCAAAACCAGGCCTCTTATTTTTCAGCCAGTTCCTTCCCCTTTGGCCAAAGCTAAAATTAATCAATTTGCTGAGATGCAGATGCAGCGTGAAATTTTACTTGAGCGCCAACGGGAGGAGGATCTTGTCCAGCAAGGAAAAGTAAAGGGAACATATGACCACAGTCTGATTCCAGAGATTGAGGAGAGAAGAAAATTCTTTGAACAACATTATCCTTTCCCACTACCGTTAAACAGCAAAATGTTTAACCTCCATATTAATACTCCTGCACCTTCTCCAACGAAAAAGTGTTCTTTCAATAATGGAATGAATTGTGATCATGTTAAATTGGAAAATGGTTTATTAAATTCTTCCAAGGAAGAAAAGACAAGAGTTACTGATGAAGTACTGAAGTTTAAATATCCAACTGCCGAAAGTTCCAACATTGTGATACTGGAAACTTCAGATGTGGTCCTGCGCCACTCCGCAAACTTTTCACTGTCATCGATCTCCTCTCCACAGTCAGAGGAGATATTGCAGAAGAACCCCTTCTTCAAGCTCCGGTCAAATGGATCTGAATCCATTCTGAGTCAGGAGATCAGAGAAGTCctgcagagagaggaagagcTACGTAAACAAAGATGCTTTCTTCATGGAATGGAACATTCATCAGAAAGCAGTTTGTCATCTTCAGCCTTTGCTGGTAATTTGGCACCAG TGTTACAGAGACTGAAGTCAAGTTGCATGGACCCCAAAATTGCTCAGGTCACAGCTACAGTGG GTCTACTTTACAGGACACCAATATTGAGTGCAGCACAAGCTATTCCTGCTACAGTTGAGCTACCGCTAGGCAAACACATGGAGATAGCGAGTTAA
- the LOC140480035 gene encoding uncharacterized protein isoform X2, translated as MQSLGGGWMKTADPGFHVGGSWFRVRRPPCITAVNGLTAPSSNAGGWPRRGATPWRQVSDTKSTSRAPFTRTSDLPRLEAFNANGERCYLRSEVKPSGFLAKWKKNDKELKGNVNMGDTCAPAVTMETSENILEPKTTCVSNSIVMETENGTFHQRNITMTDESEHAELNDQQQTLNHCIVTEPTTLMGIKETSDGNQNDNASGVELPFQMDNLDHTVQMPLVFESMSSSYEMPEAIYAIIHKDHFKDSATDVLGTVTVQSSEEDLEVPCQGIANDAFTLTTAATVVDEFNQEETVSTFQITNQTENETATSAFTGTKGYSVTNNNERIQEIIPDVGQNEENVEPFSAMDQDLNGQSATHLNGPTIFYSISNGNEASNKSMTYQKESEFLLNDIPVQYVDELDSAHTEEFKSMNKNSNDFIHESQSNGSAPSLSEKLVFEEMETENRSLRSDTNQNDEVKTKPNNTESETGEQNQVQNSQTEESGNENVDTEHMDFATARRQWLLLEEISKMQDHRAPVKSQKTKNLIKHIFRDNTDGPSMMELLNKVTTHPASFSEGKVRSSTSEATKVNDVESWRDLTNRHNKVRIAALQGNKGAVENLGQNLFLHIADFSACSEDSDSGLDDSASRSESDNLTDTIFQNEASSSVSATNGKPETPIEREIRLGVKREESLRKARGIKKHPGSEEYVEIKTRPLIFQPVPSPLAKAKINQFAEMQMQREILLERQREEDLVQQGKVKGTYDHSLIPEIEERRKFFEQHYPFPLPLNSKMFNLHINTPAPSPTKKCSFNNGMNCDHVKLENGLLNSSKEEKTRVTDEVLKFKYPTAESSNIVILETSDVVLRHSANFSLSSISSPQSEEILQKNPFFKLRSNGSESILSQEIREVLQREEELRKQRCFLHGMEHSSESSLSSSAFAGNLAPGLLYRTPILSAAQAIPATVELPLGKHMEIAS; from the exons CCAAGTGGCTTCCTGGCCAAGTGGAAAAAGAATGATAAGGAACTGAAAGGAAATGTTAATATGGGAGATACTTGTGCACCAGCTGTAACCATGGAAACCAGTGAGAACATTTTGGAACCTAAAACTACTTGTGTGTCCAACTCCATCGTTATGGAAACAGAAAATGGCACGTTTCATCAAAGAAACATTACTATGACTGATGAAAGTGAACATGCTGAGTTAAATGACCAACAGCAAACCTTGAATCATTGCATAGTAACAGAACCTACTACATTAATGGGCATAAAAGAAACTAGTGATGGAAATCAGAATGACAATGCATCTGGCGTAGAACTTCCTTTCCAAATGGATAATTTAGATCATACGGTGCAAATGCCTTTAGTGTTTGAAAGCATGTCTTCATCCTACGAAATGCCTGAAGCGATTTATGCCATTATTCACAAAGACCACTTCAAAGATTCTGCAACTGATGTCCTGGGTACAGTGACTGTTCAGTCATCGGAAGAGGATTTGGAGGTGCCATGCCAAGGCATTGCAAACGACGCTTTCACACTGACCACAGCTGCAACAGTTGTAGATGAGTTCAACCAAGAAGAAACAGTGAGCACCTTCCAAATTACCAATCAAACTGAAAATGAAACAGCCACTTCTGCATTTACTGGAACAAAGGGATATTCAGTAACCAATAATAACGAAAGAATACAAGAAATCATTCCAGATGTTGGCCAAAATGAAGAAAATGTTGAACCTTTCTCAGCGATGGATCAAGACTTGAATGGTCAGTCAGCCACTCATTTAAATGGACCTACAATATTTTATTCGATCAGTAATGGTAATGAAGCATCAAACAAAAGTATGACTTATCAGAAAGAGTCAGAATTTTTGCTAAATGATATTCCTGTGCAATATGTGGACGAATTGGATTCTGCCCATACAGAGGAATTCAAATCCATGAATAAAAATTCAAATGACTTCATTCATGAAAGTCAGTCTAATGGGAGTGCACCTTCCCTAAGTGAGAAACTTGTGTTcgaagaaatggaaacagagaacaGGTCACTGAGAAGTGATACTAACCAGAATGATGAAGTGAAAACTAAGCCCAATAATACCGAATCCGAAACTGGTGAACAGAACCAAGTACAAAACAGCCAGACTGAAGAATCAGGCAATGAAAATGTGGACACAGAACATATGGATTTTGCCACTGCCCGCAGACAGTGGTTGCTGTTGGAAGAGATTAGCAAAATGCAAGACCATCGGGCACCCGTCAAATCGCAGAAAACCAAAAATTTAATTAAGCATATTTTTAGGGATAACACCGATGGTCCTTCCATGATGGAACTTTTAAATAAAGTGACAACTCATCCAGCTTCTTTCTCTGAAGGTAAAGTACGAAGTAGCACATCAGAAGCAACTAAAGTGAATGACGTGGAATCCTGGAGAGATTTGACAAATCGACATAACAAAGTGCGCATTGCTGCATTACAGGGGAATAAGGGTGCAGTGGAGAATTTAGGGCAGAACCTATTCTTGCACATAGCAGATTTTAGTGCTTGTTCAGAAGACAGTGATTCTGGTTTGGATGACTCAGCGTCTAGATCTGAAAGTGACAATTTAACTGACACCATATTTCAGAATGAAGCTTCAAGCTCTGTGTCCGCTACAAATGGAAAACCTGAAACACCAATCGAAAGAGAGATCCGTCTAGGAGTGAAACGTGAAGAGAGTCTAAGGAAGGCCAGGGGCATTAAGAAGCACCCTGGCTCTGAAGAGTATGTTGAAATCAAAACCAGGCCTCTTATTTTTCAGCCAGTTCCTTCCCCTTTGGCCAAAGCTAAAATTAATCAATTTGCTGAGATGCAGATGCAGCGTGAAATTTTACTTGAGCGCCAACGGGAGGAGGATCTTGTCCAGCAAGGAAAAGTAAAGGGAACATATGACCACAGTCTGATTCCAGAGATTGAGGAGAGAAGAAAATTCTTTGAACAACATTATCCTTTCCCACTACCGTTAAACAGCAAAATGTTTAACCTCCATATTAATACTCCTGCACCTTCTCCAACGAAAAAGTGTTCTTTCAATAATGGAATGAATTGTGATCATGTTAAATTGGAAAATGGTTTATTAAATTCTTCCAAGGAAGAAAAGACAAGAGTTACTGATGAAGTACTGAAGTTTAAATATCCAACTGCCGAAAGTTCCAACATTGTGATACTGGAAACTTCAGATGTGGTCCTGCGCCACTCCGCAAACTTTTCACTGTCATCGATCTCCTCTCCACAGTCAGAGGAGATATTGCAGAAGAACCCCTTCTTCAAGCTCCGGTCAAATGGATCTGAATCCATTCTGAGTCAGGAGATCAGAGAAGTCctgcagagagaggaagagcTACGTAAACAAAGATGCTTTCTTCATGGAATGGAACATTCATCAGAAAGCAGTTTGTCATCTTCAGCCTTTGCTGGTAATTTGGCACCAG GTCTACTTTACAGGACACCAATATTGAGTGCAGCACAAGCTATTCCTGCTACAGTTGAGCTACCGCTAGGCAAACACATGGAGATAGCGAGTTAA